A part of Miscanthus floridulus cultivar M001 chromosome 6, ASM1932011v1, whole genome shotgun sequence genomic DNA contains:
- the LOC136458482 gene encoding ABC transporter G family member 35-like, translating to MDAAAEGVRRLDCSGCGAESSGGRAGGRSATAGMDAVAELQKVASMRRDSGGSRPGPSVWWRAPDDAFSRSSSRREEEDDEEALRWAALERLPTSDRVRRAILPLGGDGDGHGGGEAAPQVVDVLGLGPRERRALLERLVRVADEDNERFLLKIKERIQRVGIDLPTIEVRFEHLSAEADVRVGSSGLPTVLNSITNKLEDVANALHVRRSRKQAMPILHDVSGIVKPRRMTLLLGPPGSGKTTLLLALAGRLDKDLKVSGKVTYNGHEMDEFVPERTAAYISQHDLHIGEMTVRETLEFSARCQGVGTRFDMLTELSRREKVGNIKPDADIDAFMKACSMRGQEANVISDYILKILGLEICADTMVGDEMLRGISGGQRKRVTTGEMLVGPANALFMDEISTGLDSSTTFQIIKSLRQAIHILGGTALISLLQPAPETYDLFDDIILLSDGQIVYQGPRESVLEFFLSLGFKCPERKGVADFLQEVTSRKDQKQYWVRRDKPYRYMSVKEFASAFQSFHVGRAIANELAIPFDKSKNHPAALTTSRYGVSAWELFKANIYREMLLMKRNSFVYIFRTLQLMMVSIMAMTLFFRTKMHRDSVTDGGIYLGALFFAVIMIMFNGLSELALTIIKLPVFFKQRDLLFFPAWAYTIPTWILKIPISFVEVGGFVFMAYYVIGFDPNVGRFFKQYLLLLALNQMAASLFRFVGGAARNMIVANVFGSFMLLIFMVLGGFILVRDKVKKWWIWGYWISPLMYAQNAISVNEMLGHSWDKILNSSVSNETLGVQSLKSRGVFPEAKWYWIGLGALLGFVMLFNCLFTLALAYLKPYGMSHPSISEEELKEKYANLNGNAVAEDNLPPGSSYLATVGITRSGSATVENHSGTMQRGMVLPFAPLSLTFNNIKYFVDMPQEMKTHDVVGDRLELLKCVSGSFRPGVLTALMGVSGAGKTTLMDVLAGRKTSGYIEGNISISGYPKKQETFARVSGYCEQNDIHSPQVTVYESLVFSAWLRLPRDVDSNTRKMFIEEVMELVELKPLRNALVGLPGVNGLSTEQRKRLTIAVELVANPSIIFMDEPTSGLDARAAAIVMRTVRNTVDTGRTVVCTIHQPSIDIFEAFDELFLMKRGGEEIYVGPLGHHSSELIKYFEGIHGVNKIRDGYNPATWMLEVTTVSQEQMLGVDFSDLYKKSELYQRNKALIQELSEPPAGSTDLHFRNQYSQSFFMQCLACLWKQNLSYWRNPAYNAVRLFFTTIIALIFGTIFWDLGGKMGQSQDLFNAMGSMYAAVMFIGVLNATSVQPVVSVERTVFYRERAAGMYSALPYAFGQVTIELPYTLAQATIYGIIVYSMIGFEWTVAKFFWYLFFMYFTFLYFTFYGMMAVGLTPSYHVASIVSSAFYGIWNLFSGFIIPRPKVPIWWKWYCWACPVAWTLYGLVVSQFGDITTPMDNGVPVNVFVEKYFGFKHSWLGVVATVVVAFTVFFAFLFGFAIMKLNFQRR from the exons ATGGACGCGGCGGCGGAGGGGGTTCGTCGTCTCGACTGCTCGGGCTGCGGCGCTGAGTCTTCGGGCGGGCGGGCTGGCGGGCGTAGCGCCACGGCGGGTATGGACGCGGTGGCGGAGCTCCAGAAGGTGGCGAGCATGCGCCGCGACAGCGGCGGGTCCAGGCCAGGCCCCTCCGTATGGTGGCGCGCGCCCGACGACGCGTTCTCGCGCTCCTCTTCGCggagagaggaggaggacgacgaggaggcgctGCGGTGGGCCGCGCTCGAGAGGCTGCCCACCAGCGACCGCGTCCGCCGCGCCATCCTCCCGCTCGGTGGCGacggcgatggccacggcggcggggAGGCGGCCCCGCAGGTGGTGGACGTGCTCGGCCTCGGCCCGCGCGAGAGGCGCGCGCTCCTGGAGCGCCTCGTGCGCGTCGCCGACGAGGACAACGAGCGCTTCCTGCTCAAGATCAAGGAACGCATCCAACG GGTCGGGATCGACTTGCCCACGATCGAGGTGCGGTTCGAGCACCTAAGCGCGGAGGCGGACGTGCGCGTCGGCTCCAGCGGACTCCCCACCGTCCTCAACTCCATCACCAACAAGCTCGAGGACGTCGCCAACGCGCTGCACGTGCGCCGCAGCcggaagcaggccatgcctatCCTGCACGACGTCAGCGGCATCGTCAAGCCCCGCAG AATGACTCTGCTGTTAGGTCCGCCCGGGTCAGGGAAAACCACCTTGCTGCTCGCCTTGGCCGGGAGGCTTGATAAAGACCTCAAG GTTTCAGGCAAAGTGACCTACAatgggcatgaaatggatgagtttGTGCCGGAGAGGACAGCCGCGTATATCAGCCAGCATGACCTTCACATCGGAGAGATGACTGTCAGAGAGACGCTTGAATTCTCTGCACGTTGTCAAGGTGTTGGCACTCGCTTCG ATATGTTGACTGAGCTTTCAAGGCGGGAGAAGGTGGGAAATATCAAGCCTGATGCTGATATCGATGCATTCATGAAG GCTTGTTCAATGCGAGGACAGGAAGCTAATGTGATCTCTGACTATATATTGAAG ATATTAGGATTAGAAATATGTGCTGACACGATGGTGGGAGATGAGATGTTGAGGGGCATCTCTGGTGGACAACGGAAGCGTGTCACAACAG GCGAGATGCTTGTTGGTCCGGCCAATGCACTATTCATGGATGAAATTTCGACTGGGCTTGACAGCTCCACTACGTTCCAGATCATAAAGTCGCTTAGACAGGCAATCCACATCCTCGGTGGCACAGCTCTCATCTCCTTGTTACAGCCTGCGCCCGAGACATATGATCTTTTTGACGATATCATACTGCTCTCAGACGGGCAGATTGTGTATCAGGGGCCCCGAGAAAGCGTGCTTGAATTCTTCTTGTCTCTTGGGTTCAAGTGTCCTGAGAGGAAGGGTGTGGCTGACTTTTTGCAAGAA GTGACTTCcaggaaagatcagaagcaatACTGGGTGCGGCGTGACAAGCCGTACCGATACATGTCGGTTAAGGAATTTGCCTCTGCGTTCCAGTCTTTCCATGTTGGGAGAGCCATAGCAAATGAGCTAGCCATTCCTTTCGACAAGAGCAAAAACCATCCCGCTGCTCTGACCACCTCAAGGTATGGTGTCAGTGCCTGGGAGCTGTTTAAAGCAAACATCTATCGAGAAATGTTGCTTATGAAGAGGAATTCCTTCGTCTACATCTTCAGAACTTTGCAG CTGATGATGGTGTCCATAATGGCAATGACTCTCTTCTTTCGTACCAAGATGCACCGTGACTCGGTGACTGATGGTGGTATCTACTTGGGCGCACTCTTCTTTGCGGTGATCATGATCATGTTCAATGGATTGTCTGAGCTTGCACTCACCATCATTAAGCTGCCAGTGTTCTTCAAGCAGAGAGATCTCCTCTTCTTTCCGGCATGGGCCTACACAATACCCACATGGATCCTCAAGATCCCAATCTCTTTTGTTGAGGTTGGTGGGTTTGTTTTCATGGCGTACTATGTCATCGGGTTTGACCCAAATGTAGGCAG GTTCTTCAAGCAGTATCTCCTTTTGTTAGCACTCAACCAGATGGCAGCATCACTCTTCCGATTTGTTGGTGGGGCAGCAAGGAACATGATTGTTGCAAATGTCTTTGGATCATTCATGCTGCTAATATTTATGGTGTTGGGTGGATTTATCCTAGTAAGAG ATAAAGTGAAGAAGTGGTGGATATGGGGCTACTGGATCTCCCCATTGATGTATGCCCAGAATGCCATCTCCGTAAATGAGATGCTAGGGCACAGCTGGGACAAAATTTTGAATAGCTCCGTGTCTAATGAGACCCTAGGTGTGCAATCACTTAAGTCCCGCGGAGTCTTCCCAGAAGCAAAGTGGTATTGGATCGGCTTAGGCGCATTGCTTGgatttgtcatgctcttcaattgtctctttacgctTGCCCTAGCGTACCTGAAGC CATATGGCATGTCCCATCCATCGATATCTGAAGAGGAACTGAAGGAGAAGTATGCAAACCTCAATGGTAATGCTGTGGCTGAAGATAACTTGCCACCAGGAAGTAGCTATCTAGCAACAGTCGGCATCACTAGATCCGGTTCAGCAACTGTTGAAAATCATTCTGGCACTATGCAAAGGGGTATGGTTCTTCCATTTGCCCCGCTTTCACTGACTTTCAATAACATCAAGTACTTTGTTGACATGCCCCAG GAGATGAAAACACATGATGTAGTCGGGGACCGGTTAGAGCTCCTCAAATGTGTTAGTGGATCTTTCAGACCAGGAGTGCTGACTGCACTGATGGGCGTTAGTGGTGCTGGCAAGACAACTCTAATGGATGTGTTGGCTGGGAGAAAGACCAGTGGTTACATTGAAGGAAACATTAGCATTTCAGGATACCCAAAGAAACAAGAGACCTTTGCACGTGTATCAGGATATTGTGAGCAAAATGATATCCACTCGCCACAGGTGACGGTCTATGAGTCACTTGTTTTCTCAGCGTGGCTCCGCCTTCCTAGGGATGTAGATTCAAACACCAGAAAG ATGTTCATtgaggaggtcatggagcttgtgGAGCTCAaaccattgagaaatgctttGGTTGGCCTTCCTGGTGTGAATGGTCTATCAACTGAGCAGAGGAAAAGACTGACCATTGCTGTGGAGCTGGTTGCAAATCCCTCAATCATTTTCATGGATGAGCCAACCTCTGGTCTTGATGCCCGAGCAGCTGCAATTGTTATGAGAACAGTGAGGAATACTGTTGATACAGGTAGAACTGTAGTCTGCACGATTCATCAGCCTAGCATTGACATATTTGAAGCATTCGATGAG CTTTTTCTTATGAAGCGAGGAGGAGAGGAGATCTATGTTGGTCCACTAGGCCATCATTCTTCTGAGCTGATTAAGTATTTTGAG GGAATTCACGGAGTCAACAAAATTAGAGATGGCTACAATCCAGCAACATGGATGTTAGAAGTAACAACAGTCTCGCAAGAACAGATGCTAGGTGTTGATTTTAGTGACCTGTACAAGAAATCTGAATTATACCA GAGGAACAAGGCCTTGATACAAGAGTTAAGTGAACCACCAGCAGGCTCAACTGACCTTCATTTCCGTAACCAGTACTCTCAGTCTTTCTTCATGCAATGCCTTGCTTGCTTGTGGAAGCAGAACCTGTCATATTGGAGGAACCCTGCTTACAATGCCGTTAGGCTATTTTTCACAACTATCATAGCACTTATCTTTGGCACCATCTTCTGGGACCTTGGTGGTAAAAT GGGTCAATCACAAGATTTGTTCAACGCCATGGGGTCCATGTATGCTGCAGTGATGTTCATTGGCGTCTTGAATGCTACATCTGTCCAGCCAGTAGTCTCTGTGGAGCGGACCGTGTTTTACCGTGAAAGAGCTGCCGGCATGTACTCGGCTCTGCCATATGCATTTGGACAG gttACCATTGAACTCCCATACACTCTGGCTCAGGCCACCATATACGGGATCATAGTGTACTCGATGATTGGGTTCGAATGGACAGTTGCCAAATTCTTCTGGTACCTcttcttcatgtacttcacctTTCTCTATTTCACATTCTATGGCATGATGGCTGTGGGCTTGACGCCGAGCTACCATGTCGCGTCGATCGTCTCCTCGGCGTTCTATGGTATCTGGAACCTCTTCTCTGGATTCATCATCCCTCGGCCG AAAGTCCCAATCTGGTGGAAGTGGTACTGTTGGGCGTGCCCTGTGGCGTGGACGCTGTACGGGCTGGTCGTGTCTCAGTTCGGGGACATCACGACGCCCATGGACAACGGCGTCCCCGTGAATGTGTTCGTGGAGAAATACTTCGGCTTCAAGCACAGCTGGTTGGGCGTGGTGGCCACGGTGGTCGTGGCGTTCACCGTCTTCTTTGCTTTCTTGTTCGGCTTCGCCATCATGAAGCTCAACTTCCAGAGGAGGTAG